In one Hyphomicrobium sp. 99 genomic region, the following are encoded:
- a CDS encoding YeeE/YedE family protein, translated as MAIETEFTPLASSAGGALIGVSAVLLMYSNGRIAGISGIVKRLIAPAADSKPEQALAFIVGLILAPFVWTATTGNAVAQSVSTNIPLAAIAGLLVGFGAALGGGCTSGHGVCGLSRFSKRSLAATIVFMTVGALTVFVARHIVGGA; from the coding sequence TTGGCTATAGAGACTGAATTTACGCCTCTGGCGTCGAGTGCGGGCGGCGCGCTAATTGGCGTCTCCGCGGTGCTCCTCATGTATTCCAACGGGCGCATCGCAGGCATCAGCGGCATTGTAAAAAGGCTGATAGCGCCGGCAGCCGACAGCAAGCCCGAGCAGGCCTTGGCGTTTATCGTCGGGCTAATCTTAGCCCCCTTCGTTTGGACAGCGACGACCGGCAATGCGGTCGCGCAATCGGTATCGACAAATATTCCGCTTGCGGCAATCGCCGGGCTTCTTGTCGGGTTCGGTGCCGCCCTTGGCGGAGGCTGTACGAGCGGCCACGGCGTCTGCGGACTTTCGCGCTTCTCGAAGCGCTCCCTTGCAGCGACGATCGTGTTCATGACCGTAGGCGCACTCACCGTGTTCGTCGCACGCCACATCGTCGGAGGCGCCTGA
- a CDS encoding YeeE/YedE family protein, protein MGILVNLAAGLLFGVGLVISGMANPAKVLNFLDVAGSWDPSLAFVMLGAIAVTATGYRYVLQRSKPLLDQSFHLPVQNEIDRPLVIGSAIFGLGWGLIGFCPGPAIASLGLAATGTLVFVPTMLIGIAAAAIAGKRPSKTEKA, encoded by the coding sequence ATGGGCATTCTCGTCAATCTCGCTGCGGGGCTACTTTTCGGCGTTGGACTTGTCATTTCGGGGATGGCCAATCCCGCAAAGGTGCTGAATTTTCTGGACGTCGCGGGAAGCTGGGACCCTAGTTTGGCCTTCGTAATGCTCGGCGCAATCGCCGTAACAGCCACGGGCTACCGGTACGTGCTTCAGCGCTCCAAGCCTCTTCTCGACCAGAGTTTTCATTTGCCTGTCCAGAACGAAATCGATCGCCCTCTCGTCATCGGCTCTGCGATCTTCGGGCTCGGCTGGGGGCTGATAGGCTTCTGCCCAGGTCCTGCGATTGCATCACTGGGACTCGCCGCAACTGGCACACTTGTGTTTGTTCCAACGATGCTGATCGGAATCGCTGCAGCAGCGATTGCCGGCAAGCGACCATCGAAAACCGAGAAAGCGTAA
- a CDS encoding carboxymuconolactone decarboxylase family protein, with amino-acid sequence MARLPLRTLDDAPDAAQPALAAAEKANGFLPNLLRLLANAPVALETYLTVSKINARASLNHAEREAVQITAAAIHGCGFCVAGHTAIAKKQVKLDEGTVSALRNLRPLADGKLDAVATFTKAVITRRGAVSDAELASFRAAGFDDAAALEVVLGVSLATLCNFANNLGQPALNPELEPYRWDGAEVSTAPASV; translated from the coding sequence ATGGCGCGACTTCCTCTCCGAACTCTTGATGATGCGCCTGATGCAGCTCAGCCGGCTCTGGCGGCGGCGGAGAAGGCAAACGGCTTTCTTCCCAACCTATTGCGACTTCTCGCGAATGCGCCGGTTGCCCTCGAAACGTATCTGACGGTTTCCAAAATCAACGCGCGCGCGAGCCTCAATCATGCGGAACGCGAGGCCGTGCAGATCACAGCCGCGGCCATACACGGTTGCGGATTCTGTGTAGCCGGTCATACGGCAATCGCAAAAAAGCAGGTGAAACTCGATGAGGGAACGGTCTCAGCGCTCCGCAATCTGAGACCGCTCGCAGACGGCAAGCTCGATGCCGTCGCCACATTCACCAAGGCTGTCATCACCCGTCGCGGCGCGGTTTCTGATGCTGAGCTTGCGAGTTTCCGCGCGGCTGGATTCGATGATGCCGCGGCTCTTGAGGTCGTGCTCGGAGTCAGTCTCGCGACCTTGTGCAATTTTGCTAATAATCTTGGACAGCCTGCGCTCAATCCCGAGCTTGAACCTTACCGTTGGGACGGAGCAGAGGTGTCGACAGCGCCTGCCAGCGTGTAA
- a CDS encoding acyl-CoA dehydrogenase family protein produces the protein MGSATHLQEQRQSGPSSLAAWLDKTADGLDTGHESPDQVLTALADAGLARIGVPKEFGGDGGELVDAVAAITDVSSRSLAAGFVLWGHRTYIEYLLQSPNAALRERLLPDLLKGSLAGATGLSNAMKFLEGLEELQFAARPVGDRLVLGGKLPWVTNLRSDAFHVAVAVSRNDGPPFIASLSSDDDGLKRSDDLDLIGLRSTNTAAITAHDVEIGPDRVLHQDAAAWLPTVRPAFLGLQCGMSLGLAQRAIEEVRKATGSGRASLAEARSDLLTALERTEQALFNGLQRNIFHSDAAGLFRIRIALADTAATAVGLELQASGGKAYINAEGNGFRRRWREAAFIPIITPSLVQLKAALARHAAAPT, from the coding sequence ATGGGCTCCGCGACACACCTCCAAGAGCAGCGCCAAAGTGGCCCTAGTTCGCTTGCAGCGTGGCTCGATAAGACCGCCGACGGCCTCGATACCGGGCATGAATCTCCCGACCAGGTTTTAACGGCCCTCGCCGACGCAGGTCTCGCACGCATCGGCGTTCCGAAGGAATTCGGCGGTGACGGCGGCGAACTCGTCGACGCCGTTGCAGCGATTACCGACGTCTCATCGCGATCCCTTGCTGCCGGTTTCGTGTTGTGGGGACACCGCACCTACATCGAGTATCTGTTGCAAAGTCCGAACGCAGCACTGCGCGAACGCTTGCTGCCCGACCTACTGAAAGGGTCTCTCGCCGGGGCAACGGGTCTTTCAAACGCAATGAAATTCCTGGAAGGGCTGGAGGAGCTTCAATTCGCAGCCCGACCTGTCGGCGACCGGCTGGTCCTCGGCGGCAAGCTGCCTTGGGTCACAAATCTCCGCTCTGACGCATTTCATGTCGCTGTCGCCGTGTCGCGTAACGATGGCCCACCCTTCATCGCCTCTCTGTCGTCCGATGACGATGGCCTTAAACGTTCAGACGATCTCGACCTCATCGGGCTGCGCTCAACCAATACTGCAGCGATCACAGCACATGACGTCGAAATCGGGCCCGATCGCGTGCTGCATCAGGATGCGGCCGCCTGGCTGCCCACGGTTCGACCCGCGTTTCTCGGCCTTCAATGCGGAATGTCTCTTGGCCTTGCCCAGCGCGCCATCGAAGAAGTGCGGAAGGCGACGGGAAGCGGCCGCGCTAGTCTCGCGGAAGCGCGCTCAGACCTTTTGACCGCTCTTGAACGCACGGAACAGGCGCTCTTCAACGGCCTCCAGCGGAACATATTTCACAGTGATGCGGCAGGGCTTTTCAGGATCAGAATCGCGCTTGCCGATACTGCCGCAACTGCCGTCGGCCTCGAACTCCAGGCCAGCGGCGGAAAAGCCTATATCAACGCCGAAGGTAACGGCTTCAGACGCCGATGGCGGGAAGCAGCGTTCATTCCGATCATCACACCAAGTCTCGTTCAGCTGAAGGCGGCCTTGGCGCGTCACGCGGCTGCTCCGACATGA
- a CDS encoding ABC transporter ATP-binding protein, with translation MTAAQEPILSASGLSLRYSGAAHPVLANFDLALRPREIVTVIGPSGAGKSSLLRVLGGIEVPTSGEVRMNGAPLRHVHPRVAIAFQNPGLLPWLSLERNVAFGLDFKRQPKLNALERRARVDRAIAEVGLARARRLHPAALSGGMAQRTSLARCLARQPEVLLLDEPFGALDEITRADMQQLLLKLVDTFGTAVVLITHDIDEALLVSDRIILLGGSPARETGQWQIDVPHPRADRLTELGQIRIEIVKALRLATVRSH, from the coding sequence ATGACTGCAGCCCAAGAACCCATTCTTTCGGCCTCAGGCTTATCGCTGCGCTATTCCGGCGCCGCGCATCCTGTTCTCGCAAACTTCGATCTCGCGTTGCGGCCGCGCGAGATCGTCACCGTCATTGGCCCAAGCGGAGCCGGCAAATCGAGCCTGTTGCGTGTACTCGGCGGAATAGAGGTGCCAACGTCCGGAGAAGTGCGGATGAACGGCGCACCGTTGCGCCATGTGCATCCCCGCGTTGCTATCGCATTTCAGAATCCAGGCCTCCTTCCGTGGCTTTCGCTTGAACGCAACGTCGCGTTCGGTCTCGACTTCAAGAGACAACCGAAACTCAACGCACTTGAACGTAGAGCGCGGGTAGATCGCGCCATCGCGGAAGTCGGGCTTGCACGCGCGAGACGCCTCCATCCCGCGGCTCTTTCAGGAGGCATGGCGCAACGCACTTCGCTCGCCCGCTGCCTCGCACGCCAACCGGAAGTTCTGCTGCTCGATGAGCCGTTTGGCGCGCTCGACGAGATCACGCGCGCCGACATGCAGCAGCTCCTCCTGAAGCTCGTCGACACCTTCGGAACGGCGGTCGTGCTCATAACGCACGACATAGACGAAGCCTTGCTTGTATCCGACCGCATCATCCTCCTTGGAGGATCGCCCGCTCGCGAGACGGGCCAGTGGCAGATCGATGTACCGCATCCGCGCGCCGACAGGCTGACGGAACTCGGTCAGATCCGCATCGAAATCGTGAAGGCACTGCGGCTGGCGACAGTCCGAAGTCATTGA
- a CDS encoding ABC transporter substrate-binding protein, with protein MNEDYFSRRDILRLSALLTAAGALPFLDAFNGRALAADEPLKIGYLPITDATPLLVAHANGLFEAEGINAEKPVLFRSWAQLAEAFIAGQVNTVHVLSPIAVWARYSSKVPAKIVAWNHTGGSALTVGKDIQSVKDLGGKTVAIPFWYSIHNVVLQELLRANGLTPVTKKAALAPNEVGLVILAPSDMVPALAAKQIAGYTVAEPFNAAGEALGVGKVLRFTSDVWKDHACCVVLLHERNLKERPEWSQKVVNAIVKAQIWTRANRLETAKLLSKDGANKYTPHAVPVLEKVLAPTQADITGYLASGAIVHKDWTDQRIDFQPYPYPSYTEELIRFLKKTQIEGDRSFLDNLDPAFAAKDLVDDSFVKTAINANGGLAAFGLPDGFERKEVIVT; from the coding sequence ATGAACGAGGACTATTTCTCACGTCGCGACATACTAAGACTTTCTGCATTGCTGACCGCAGCCGGTGCGCTGCCGTTTCTCGATGCCTTCAACGGGCGCGCGCTGGCGGCCGATGAACCTTTGAAGATCGGCTATCTCCCGATCACGGATGCGACCCCCTTGCTCGTCGCACATGCTAATGGCCTCTTCGAAGCCGAAGGCATCAACGCCGAAAAGCCGGTGCTGTTCAGGAGCTGGGCACAGCTCGCTGAGGCTTTCATCGCGGGCCAAGTCAACACCGTGCACGTGCTGTCGCCGATTGCGGTCTGGGCGCGTTACAGCAGCAAGGTGCCAGCCAAAATCGTTGCCTGGAACCACACGGGGGGTTCAGCGCTGACTGTCGGCAAAGACATCCAATCCGTGAAGGATTTGGGTGGGAAGACGGTAGCCATTCCGTTCTGGTATTCGATCCACAACGTCGTCTTGCAGGAACTTCTGCGGGCAAACGGATTGACCCCCGTTACGAAGAAGGCGGCCCTCGCACCGAATGAGGTCGGACTCGTCATCCTGGCGCCGTCCGACATGGTGCCGGCGCTCGCGGCGAAGCAGATTGCCGGCTACACCGTTGCAGAACCCTTCAACGCCGCCGGCGAAGCTCTTGGCGTCGGCAAAGTCCTGCGCTTCACCAGTGACGTCTGGAAAGATCATGCCTGCTGCGTCGTGCTTCTGCACGAGCGCAATCTGAAGGAACGTCCCGAGTGGTCGCAGAAGGTCGTAAACGCCATCGTCAAGGCGCAGATCTGGACACGCGCCAATAGGTTGGAGACCGCAAAACTTCTATCGAAGGACGGCGCGAACAAATACACGCCCCACGCGGTTCCAGTATTGGAAAAAGTTCTGGCCCCGACTCAAGCCGACATTACTGGCTATCTCGCATCAGGTGCGATCGTCCACAAGGACTGGACCGATCAGCGGATCGATTTTCAGCCCTATCCCTATCCGAGCTACACGGAAGAACTCATCCGCTTCCTCAAGAAGACGCAGATCGAGGGCGACAGGAGCTTCCTGGACAACCTCGATCCGGCCTTCGCCGCAAAGGATCTTGTCGACGACAGCTTCGTGAAGACCGCGATCAACGCAAACGGTGGCCTCGCGGCCTTCGGCTTGCCAGACGGTTTCGAACGTAAGGAAGTGATCGTCACTTGA
- a CDS encoding ABC transporter permease has protein sequence MSDAVSKLTLSHTDPSREGVKPSRSNLVKARPFLGVIGLAILIGAWWASIHFLAEPDGLAERFSPSATFASLVALLTNSDLLIHIEVSLKRISVGLGLALLIGVPVGLIVGISRTAESATSISFQFLRMISPLSWMPIAVMALGVGDYPIYFLLTFAAVWPILLNTSAGVRSLDPAWLQLSKSLAATPTETLLHVILPGVLGHVLTGIRLAIGILWIVLVPCEMLGVSAGLGYFILDTRDRLAYSELTAVVLVIGFLGFLLDWAARSLHRVWSPG, from the coding sequence TTGAGCGACGCGGTTAGCAAACTTACCTTGTCCCACACCGATCCCTCTCGCGAAGGCGTAAAGCCTTCGCGCAGCAATCTTGTAAAGGCGAGACCGTTCCTCGGTGTGATTGGTCTCGCGATCCTCATCGGAGCCTGGTGGGCCTCGATCCACTTTCTGGCCGAGCCTGACGGGCTTGCCGAGCGTTTCTCTCCCTCGGCTACTTTTGCCAGCCTCGTTGCTCTGCTTACGAATTCCGATCTCCTCATTCACATCGAAGTCAGTCTCAAACGCATCTCTGTCGGATTGGGCCTGGCGCTCCTGATCGGCGTTCCCGTGGGTCTCATCGTCGGAATAAGCCGGACAGCGGAATCCGCCACTTCGATCTCCTTCCAGTTCCTGCGAATGATTTCACCGCTGTCGTGGATGCCTATCGCCGTCATGGCGCTCGGAGTCGGCGATTACCCAATCTATTTCCTTCTAACGTTCGCGGCAGTATGGCCCATACTGCTGAACACGTCGGCTGGCGTGCGCAGCCTCGATCCGGCGTGGCTCCAGCTTTCCAAGAGTCTTGCTGCCACTCCAACGGAGACCTTGCTTCACGTCATTCTTCCGGGTGTCCTCGGTCATGTCTTGACCGGAATTCGCCTCGCGATCGGCATCCTATGGATCGTGCTCGTACCCTGTGAAATGCTCGGCGTCTCCGCCGGTCTCGGCTACTTCATTCTCGATACTCGCGACCGCCTCGCCTATTCAGAGCTGACGGCCGTCGTCCTAGTCATCGGCTTTCTGGGCTTCCTACTGGATTGGGCAGCCCGCTCGCTGCACCGGGTCTGGTCGCCCGGATGA
- a CDS encoding porin: MFGGTYKRAGFAAGVAAAGLALAGTAPASAADLGGNCCADLEERVAELEATTARKGNRKVSLTVSGFVNEALLGWDDGRERNAYVVTNETAQDRVRFLGQAEITKGWTAGYLLELGLRGAREDRVNQNGPGSDNGVSVRHSAWYLAGKEYGKVWVGQTSDAADGITEINLANTNHFAYSNSWGNTFGDGGSGFFVRQKNGTLSSVKYGQFVAPGAQQANPGEGHRFNVVKYESPTIAGFTASASWGEDDIWNVALRYAGEYSGFKLAGGVAYTQSNDVTTPDHVSGVQRGVGDTSEIGLSGSILHVETGLYASGAYGRLHDAGLDNLYGRDVDEETNFWTLQAGIERKFLPIGKTTIFGEYYQLDRGAGFTTSSSTSVSSRLNVSSLFTSGTWYADNSQIRGWSIGLNQNLSEVVDLYIDYKHVQLDVTGVNATGTATAKANLDDIQFITAGAQIKF; encoded by the coding sequence ATGTTCGGGGGGACTTACAAACGAGCGGGCTTCGCAGCCGGCGTCGCTGCGGCGGGATTGGCGCTTGCAGGCACCGCGCCTGCGTCAGCTGCAGATCTTGGGGGCAATTGCTGCGCTGACCTCGAAGAACGCGTCGCTGAACTCGAGGCGACGACGGCCCGTAAGGGTAACCGCAAAGTGTCGCTCACGGTCTCGGGCTTCGTCAACGAAGCCCTCCTCGGCTGGGACGATGGACGCGAGCGCAACGCTTATGTCGTGACCAACGAAACGGCGCAGGATCGCGTACGCTTCCTCGGCCAGGCCGAAATTACAAAAGGCTGGACCGCAGGCTACCTGCTTGAACTCGGTCTGCGCGGTGCTCGCGAAGACCGCGTAAATCAAAATGGCCCAGGCAGCGATAATGGCGTCAGCGTTCGCCACAGCGCCTGGTACCTCGCCGGTAAAGAGTACGGCAAGGTTTGGGTTGGCCAAACGTCGGACGCGGCCGACGGCATCACCGAGATCAACCTCGCCAACACCAACCACTTCGCCTACTCGAACAGCTGGGGCAACACCTTCGGCGATGGTGGTTCCGGCTTCTTCGTTCGGCAAAAGAACGGAACGTTGAGCAGCGTGAAATACGGCCAGTTCGTTGCACCAGGTGCCCAGCAGGCGAACCCGGGTGAAGGCCACCGCTTCAACGTCGTCAAGTATGAATCGCCAACGATCGCCGGCTTCACCGCATCAGCCTCATGGGGCGAAGACGATATCTGGAACGTTGCCTTGCGATATGCAGGCGAGTATTCCGGCTTCAAGCTGGCCGGCGGCGTTGCATACACGCAGTCCAACGACGTCACGACCCCCGATCATGTCTCAGGGGTTCAGCGTGGCGTCGGAGACACGAGCGAGATCGGCCTTAGCGGATCGATTCTGCATGTTGAAACCGGCCTTTACGCATCCGGTGCATATGGCAGGCTTCATGACGCAGGCCTCGATAACCTCTATGGCCGCGACGTCGACGAAGAAACCAACTTCTGGACCCTCCAGGCTGGTATCGAACGCAAGTTCCTTCCGATCGGCAAGACGACGATCTTCGGTGAGTACTACCAGCTTGATCGTGGCGCCGGTTTTACGACGAGTTCCTCGACTAGCGTAAGCTCGAGACTCAACGTCTCCTCATTGTTCACTTCAGGAACGTGGTATGCCGACAACTCACAGATCCGCGGTTGGAGCATCGGCCTGAACCAAAACCTGAGCGAAGTGGTCGACCTCTACATCGATTACAAACACGTTCAGCTCGACGTCACTGGTGTCAACGCGACCGGAACGGCAACGGCCAAAGCGAACCTCGACGACATTCAGTTCATCACGGCTGGTGCACAGATCAAGTTTTGA